Below is a genomic region from Halobacterium sp. CBA1132.
CCAGGAAACCGGCTGGAGCGTCGGCTGGAACTGCGAACGGATGCGTCCTTATCTGAACACCACCCTCGGAGCCGTCCCAGCGGGTTTTTGCCCGGGCCGGTCGTCGCGTCCACCATGAGCGTTCGCGAGGAGTTCGACGAGTGGGCGGCGTCGGGCCGCGACAAGGGAATGGAGGACCGCCACTGGCACACCGCCAAGCACGTGCTCGCGCGGATGCCCGTCGAGGCCGACGACTACGTGCTCGATTTGGGGACCGGGAGCGGGTACGCGCTGCGCGCGCTCCGCGAGCGGGGCATCGCTCGCGGCTACGGGCTCGACGGCGCGCCGGAGATGGCGCGCAACGCCCGGTCGTACACCGACGACGACCGAATCGGCTACGTGGTCGGGGACTTCGGGAGTCTGCCGTTCGCCGACGACAGCGTCGACCACGTGTTCTCGATGGAGGCGTTCTACTACGCCAGCGACCCCCAC
It encodes:
- a CDS encoding class I SAM-dependent methyltransferase; amino-acid sequence: MSVREEFDEWAASGRDKGMEDRHWHTAKHVLARMPVEADDYVLDLGTGSGYALRALRERGIARGYGLDGAPEMARNARSYTDDDRIGYVVGDFGSLPFADDSVDHVFSMEAFYYASDPHETLEEIRRVLAPGGTFYCAVNYYEENVHSHDWQQNITVEMTRWAKAEYREAFRDAGLHVAEQDNVADRDVEIPTASEFPYEGFETREDMVERYRTYGTLLTVGVAP